Proteins from a genomic interval of Nocardioides jishulii:
- a CDS encoding thioesterase family protein yields MALPRFDQLCALPAYGARTVTADDLDLNGHMNAAHFITAQIRAVRSALAEVGVDEAYVTERRMGTFAAEHNIRYLGELRLGDEFSVRVRFLDRTAKTVHGAAFLVDETKGRLATVLEVVTVHVDQETRRSTPMPDDLTQAIDARIAEGEALGWTLEPRLSLRR; encoded by the coding sequence ATGGCCCTCCCCCGCTTCGACCAGCTGTGCGCCCTGCCGGCGTACGGCGCCCGCACGGTCACCGCCGATGACCTCGACCTCAACGGGCACATGAACGCAGCCCACTTCATCACCGCCCAGATCAGGGCCGTACGCAGCGCGCTCGCCGAGGTGGGTGTCGACGAGGCCTACGTGACCGAGCGGCGGATGGGGACGTTCGCCGCCGAGCACAACATCCGCTACCTGGGGGAGCTCCGCCTCGGCGACGAGTTCTCCGTGCGGGTCCGCTTCCTCGACCGCACCGCGAAGACGGTCCACGGCGCCGCGTTCCTCGTCGACGAGACCAAGGGGCGGCTGGCGACGGTCCTGGAGGTGGTCACGGTGCACGTCGACCAGGAGACGCGGCGCTCGACGCCGATGCCTGACGACCTGACGCAAGCGATCGACGCGCGCATCGCCGAGGGCGAGGCGCTGGGCTGGACCCTGGAGCCCCGCCTGTCACTGCGTCGCTGA
- a CDS encoding LLM class flavin-dependent oxidoreductase, which produces MSTPSPVPVGVRLPLPTEDLTPQDQVDLCRHALDLGYSSFWVGDHVVLPETTSSPYPHTGDGKAGFRSDTPWTDPFIHLTWLAAQLPEARFGTSILILTLRNPTLVAKQLASMSWLTRRPFSLGVGTGWLREEYDAVGATFEKRGTRARRDIAQIKELLSRGSYDYTVRGADDEDVDLTFSMLPTAPAPVEFLWGGFSPLALKIVARDCDGWLPAKQSVEDLERHLVRLRAACDEAERDFSELRLVVKPGSGPDPANGAIDKDSLAAYGELGFHEAVLEMPYETRSLTDAKETLDRVAARSWL; this is translated from the coding sequence GTGAGCACGCCTTCCCCCGTCCCCGTCGGCGTCCGCCTCCCCCTCCCCACCGAGGACCTCACTCCGCAGGACCAGGTGGATCTCTGCCGGCACGCCCTCGACCTGGGCTACAGCTCCTTCTGGGTCGGTGACCACGTCGTGCTGCCGGAGACCACCAGCTCTCCCTACCCCCACACCGGCGACGGCAAGGCGGGGTTCCGTTCCGACACCCCGTGGACCGACCCCTTCATCCACCTCACCTGGCTCGCCGCCCAGCTGCCCGAGGCGCGCTTCGGCACGAGCATCCTGATCCTCACCCTGCGCAACCCCACCCTCGTCGCCAAGCAGCTCGCCTCGATGTCGTGGTTGACCCGTCGCCCCTTCTCGCTGGGGGTGGGCACCGGGTGGTTGCGCGAGGAGTACGACGCGGTGGGGGCCACCTTCGAGAAGCGCGGCACCCGCGCACGTCGCGACATCGCCCAGATCAAGGAGCTGTTGAGCAGGGGCTCGTACGACTACACCGTGCGCGGCGCCGACGACGAGGACGTCGACCTGACCTTCTCCATGCTCCCCACCGCGCCTGCGCCCGTCGAGTTCCTCTGGGGTGGCTTCAGCCCCCTCGCCCTCAAGATCGTCGCCCGTGACTGCGACGGCTGGTTGCCCGCCAAGCAGAGCGTCGAGGACCTGGAGCGGCACCTCGTCCGACTGCGGGCCGCCTGCGACGAGGCCGAGCGCGACTTCTCCGAGCTGAGGCTCGTGGTGAAGCCCGGGTCGGGTCCGGACCCGGCCAACGGTGCGATCGACAAGGACAGCCTCGCCGCCTACGGCGAGCTCGGCTTCCACGAGGCGGTCCTGGAGATGCCGTACGAGACCAGGAGCCTGACGGACGCGAAGGAGACCCTCGACCGGGTCGCCGCGCGCAGCTGGCTGTGA
- a CDS encoding DUF202 domain-containing protein, with product MAVSESPGERSPGVPDPLDPGGSENRDLMGWQRTTMALVAVGAASARHSWSTAGVYALLPLGLIMLVAAWVLGEGWRRYDEDREGIETTPGGPVFVLAASVALVAAVEVHHMLQ from the coding sequence GTGGCTGTGAGCGAGTCGCCGGGAGAGCGCTCGCCCGGCGTGCCCGACCCCCTCGACCCCGGAGGCTCGGAGAACCGAGACCTGATGGGCTGGCAGCGCACCACGATGGCCCTGGTCGCCGTGGGAGCGGCGAGTGCACGGCACAGCTGGTCGACCGCCGGCGTCTACGCCCTGCTGCCGCTGGGCCTGATCATGCTGGTGGCGGCGTGGGTGCTGGGCGAGGGGTGGCGGCGCTACGACGAGGACCGGGAAGGGATCGAGACGACCCCCGGCGGGCCGGTCTTCGTCCTGGCCGCCTCGGTCGCGCTCGTCGCGGCCGTCGAGGTGCACCACATGCTGCAGTGA